In one Methylocaldum szegediense genomic region, the following are encoded:
- a CDS encoding NADPH-dependent FMN reductase, with amino-acid sequence MDTRPKILAFAGSARERSYNKMLVRIAAAGAQRVGAEVTVADLRDYPMPIYDGDLEERDGIPANARKFRELMMAHDGLLIASPEYNSSITPLLKNTIDWVSRPVDGEDGLAPFRNKAAALLSASPGGFGGLRGLVHLRAILGNMGVIVLPDQLAVARAHEAFQPDGTLANPKQRAAVEALGAALASISAKLHGHALLPASEERRHDLSRIG; translated from the coding sequence ATGGACACCAGACCGAAAATTCTTGCTTTCGCCGGCAGTGCGCGGGAGCGCTCATACAACAAAATGCTGGTCCGGATCGCAGCGGCGGGCGCTCAGCGGGTCGGCGCCGAGGTGACCGTGGCGGATTTGCGCGACTATCCGATGCCGATTTATGACGGCGATTTGGAGGAGCGCGACGGCATTCCCGCCAATGCTCGAAAATTCAGGGAATTGATGATGGCGCACGATGGACTTCTGATCGCTTCTCCTGAATACAATAGCTCGATTACGCCGCTCCTTAAGAATACCATCGACTGGGTTTCCCGTCCGGTGGACGGCGAGGATGGCCTGGCGCCGTTCCGGAACAAGGCCGCCGCGTTGTTGTCGGCTTCGCCGGGAGGTTTCGGCGGTCTCCGCGGTCTGGTCCACTTGCGGGCGATTTTGGGAAATATGGGTGTCATCGTCCTGCCCGATCAGTTGGCAGTGGCCAGGGCTCACGAAGCGTTTCAGCCGGACGGTACTTTGGCCAACCCGAAACAGCGCGCCGCCGTCGAAGCTTTAGGGGCTGCTCTTGCTAGTATCTCGGCGAAATTGCATGGACACGCGCTGCTACCCGCTTCGGAGGAGCGACGGCACGATCTGAGCCGAATCGGATAA
- a CDS encoding amidohydrolase family protein: MKAFVGGTLIDGTGGAPRADAVILVQDERIVEVGSRDEIPIPSDARVVDASGKWIVPGLIDAHIHFFQSGGLYTRPDVIDLRDVRPYADEIASIKERIPATLARYLASGVTSVVDVGGPFWTFDVRDLARQTEWAPRVAVTGPLIATYFPQELKVDDPALIKVNSAEESRAVVREILARKPDLIKIWFIPLPGRSLALQTAVVQAAVEASHAAGRRVIVHATELETARLAVQAGADILAHSVEDRRVDDAFIKLLKDRNVVYVTTLVVNEGYQEVLGQKVRLSNIERRLGDPEAIASFRDLARLPARKRLWAFHWFGRETVFWNLKRLQQSGVTIAAGTDAGNIGTLHGPALHREFELMAEAGLSPQEILTAATRGGARVMGRSAELGTLEKGKLADFVLLDADPLADITHLRRVFRVVKGGQVFDPKAWDERHQPVQLEL; encoded by the coding sequence ATGAAGGCTTTTGTCGGTGGTACCTTGATCGACGGAACGGGCGGCGCACCGCGCGCCGATGCGGTGATTCTCGTACAGGACGAGCGGATCGTGGAGGTGGGGAGCCGGGACGAGATACCGATTCCTTCCGATGCCCGCGTGGTCGACGCGAGCGGCAAATGGATCGTTCCCGGCTTGATCGACGCGCACATACACTTCTTTCAGTCGGGTGGGCTCTATACCCGCCCGGACGTGATCGACCTGCGGGATGTTCGTCCCTATGCGGATGAAATCGCGAGTATCAAGGAACGGATTCCGGCGACCCTGGCGCGGTATCTCGCGAGCGGTGTGACCTCAGTGGTCGATGTCGGCGGTCCGTTCTGGACCTTCGACGTGCGTGACCTCGCAAGGCAGACCGAATGGGCGCCGCGCGTCGCGGTAACCGGGCCTTTGATCGCGACGTATTTCCCGCAGGAGCTCAAAGTCGACGATCCGGCCCTGATCAAGGTCAATTCTGCGGAGGAAAGCCGCGCCGTGGTTCGCGAAATCTTGGCGAGAAAGCCGGATCTCATCAAAATCTGGTTCATTCCATTGCCCGGTCGAAGCCTCGCGTTGCAGACCGCCGTCGTGCAGGCCGCGGTCGAAGCCAGCCATGCCGCCGGCAGGCGAGTGATCGTGCACGCAACCGAACTGGAGACCGCCCGCCTGGCGGTGCAGGCGGGTGCGGACATTCTCGCGCATAGCGTCGAAGACCGCCGGGTAGACGACGCCTTTATCAAGCTCCTAAAAGATCGCAACGTGGTGTACGTGACCACGTTGGTGGTCAACGAAGGCTATCAGGAAGTTTTGGGGCAGAAGGTCCGCTTGAGCAATATCGAACGCCGCCTCGGCGATCCCGAAGCGATTGCATCCTTTCGCGACCTGGCTCGACTGCCTGCCCGGAAAAGGCTTTGGGCCTTTCACTGGTTCGGGCGGGAAACCGTGTTCTGGAACTTGAAGCGTTTACAACAAAGCGGCGTCACGATCGCTGCCGGGACCGATGCCGGCAATATCGGTACTCTGCACGGACCGGCATTGCATCGGGAGTTCGAGCTTATGGCCGAGGCAGGGCTGTCGCCCCAAGAGATTTTGACCGCCGCGACACGGGGCGGGGCTCGCGTGATGGGTCGAAGTGCCGAACTCGGGACCTTAGAGAAAGGTAAGCTCGCTGATTTTGTGTTGCTCGACGCCGATCCGCTGGCCGACATTACGCACTTGCGCCGCGTCTTCCGCGTCGTCAAAGGCGGGCAAGTGTTCGATCCCAAAGCATGGGACGAGCGTCACCAGCCGGTACAATTAGAGCTTTAA